The proteins below come from a single Jaculus jaculus isolate mJacJac1 chromosome X, mJacJac1.mat.Y.cur, whole genome shotgun sequence genomic window:
- the LOC123456577 gene encoding small nuclear ribonucleoprotein F-like, producing MSLSLNPKPFLNGLTGKPVTVKLKWGMEYKSDLASVHGYMNMQLANTEEYIDGALSGHLEVLEKKREEMRE from the exons ATGAGTCTATCCCTCAATCCCAAACCTTTCCTCAATGGACTAACAGGAAAGCCAGTAACAGTGAAACTTAAGTGGGGAATGGAGTACAAGAGTGACCTGGCATCTGTACATGGCTATATGAACATGCAGCTTGCAAACACAGAAGAATACATAGATGGGGCATTGTCTGGACATCTGG AGGTGTTAGAGAAGAAGCGAGAGGAAATGAGAGAATAG